The following are from one region of the Arachis duranensis cultivar V14167 chromosome 10, aradu.V14167.gnm2.J7QH, whole genome shotgun sequence genome:
- the LOC107468672 gene encoding receptor-like serine/threonine-protein kinase SD1-8 — translation MGASTNLNAYFFCAFIFSFSSFFNIVISVDTLSARQSLGINQTLVSSKQVFEFGFFNGTNNTTWYLGIWYKDIPQRTVVWVANRDTPLKDTNGTLKIGARGNLVLLDHAGNAIWSSNETTATTPVLQLLDTGNLILREANKNSAIDGNYLWQSFDYPTDTLLPGMKLGWNLDTGIELYITSWKSQDDPSSGDFSFRMEKLGLPEIFLWNKQLKVHRSGPWNGVRFSEIPVVSSNAVLQDNMSVDSHEVYYILSAINQSKFSRKTVSWNGEIQRLVWVESSQSWKKLWFAPSGECDKYGICGPYGICDSNAFPVCSCIQGFSVKNQTEWDFRDFSNGCVRKTRLDCGRDKFLKLQHVEPPETTRVFVNRSMNLQECEAMCLKNCSCTAYANVEITDGGTGCVMWSDELLDTRKFSVAGEDLFIRLASSDVVDINNGSGGSSGKNNNVGKIVGITFGAVASVILGLSLFLLWKKRKLKSIWKRKTNQKGSFERVISASRELSGERTMDDLELPLFDFTKLTMATNNFSEENKLGEGGFGSVYKGRLVEGLEIAVKRLSKSSGQGNEEFKNEVKSMAKLQHRNLVRLFGCCIEKEEQMLVYEYMENNSLESILFDKDKCCLLDWQMRFDIICGISRGLLYLHQDSRLRIIHRDLKASNILLDREMNPKISDFGMARIFCSDQTQANTRRVVGTYGYMSPEYAMDGLFSVKSDVFSFGVLVLEIISGKKNKGFYSSEEINLLGHAWRLWKEGRALELIDSSFGDSYSETEVLRCIQVGLICVQERAEDRPTISSVVLMLSSENASMPQPRNPGFVLGCKVHVDEQKSTEIKIVSS, via the exons ATGGGTGCTTCTACAAATCTTAATGCCTATTTCTTCTGTGCCTTCATCTTCTCATTCAGTTCCTTTTTCAATATtgtaatctctgtggatacctTAAGTGCAAGACAGTCACTTGGGATCAACCAAACACTTGTATCCTCAAAGCAAGTGTTTGAGTTCGGCTTCTTCAATGGAACCAACAACACCACATGGTACTTAGGAATATGGTACAAGGACATTCCTCAAAGAACAGTGGTTTGGGTTGCAAACCGAGACACCCCACTTAAGGATACCAATGGAACTCTCAAGATTGGAGCAAGGGGGAACcttgttcttcttgatcatgCAGGAAATGCTATTTGGTCCTCAAATGAAACCACTGCTACAACTCCAGTTCTTCAGCTTTTGGATACAGGAAACTTGATTCTCAGAGAAGCAAACAAAAATAGTGCAATTGATGGCAACTATCTATGGCAGAGCTTTGATTATCCAACAGATACTTTGTTACCGGGAATGAAGCTTGGTTGGAACTTGGACACTGGTATTGAGCTCTATATAACATCATGGAAGAGCCAAGATGACCCTTCAAGTGGTGATTTTTCTTTTAGGATGGAAAAACTTGGGCTACCAGAAATTTTCTTATGGAATAAGCAACTTAAGGTACATAGAAGTGGACCATGGAATGGAGTGAGATTCAGTGAAATACCAGTGGTGTCATCAAATGCTGTTCTTCAAGATAATATGTCTGTGGATTCACATGAAGTGTACTACATACTTTCAGCTATCAATCAGTCCAAGTTTTCAAGAAAAACTGTGAGCTGGAATGGCGAAATTCAACGTCTTGTGTGGGTGGAAAGTAGCCAAAGCTGGAAGAAGCTATGGTTTGCACCAAGTGGTGAATGTGACAAGTATGGTATCTGTGGTCCATATGGTATCTGTGACTCCAATGCTTTCCCAGTATGCAGTTGTATTCAAGGCTTCAGTGTCAAGAACCAGACAGAGTGGGATTTCAGGGATTTTTCTAATGGTTGTGTTAGAAAGACAAGATTGGATTGTGGGAGAGACAAGTTTCTGAAGCTGCAACATGTGGAACCACCAGAAACAACAAGAGTGTTTGTGAACAGAAGCATGAATCTTCAAGAATGTGAAGCTATGTGCTTGAAAAATTGCTCTTGCACTGCCTATGCTAATGTTGAGATCACAGATGGAGGAACTGGTTGTGTGATGTGGAGTGATGAACTCTTAGACACGAGGAAGTTTTCTGTTGCTGGCGAAGATCTCTTTATCAGATTAGCATCTTCTGATGTAG TTGACATAAACAATGGATCTGGTGGTAGCTCAGGAAAGAACAATAATGTAGGCAAAATAGTAGGCATTACATTTGGTGCTGTTGCTAGTGTAATTTTGGGCTTGAGCTTGTTTCTTTtatggaagaagagaaaattgaaAAGTATATGGAAAAGGAAAACCAATCAGAAAG GTTCCTTTGAGAGAGTAATTTCAGCTAGCAGAGAACTCTCAGGTGAACGCACCATGGATGACTTAGAGTTGCCATTGTTTGATTTCACAAAACTAACAATGGCCACTAACAACTTCTCTGAAGAAAATAAGCTCGGAGAAGGTGGTTTTGGAAGTGTTTACAAG GGTAGGTTGGTTGAAGGACTAGAGATTGCTGTGAAAAGGTTGTCCAAAAGCTCTGGCCAAGGAAATGAAGAATTCAAGAATGAGGTCAAGTCAATGGCAAAGCTTCAACACAGAAATCTTGTAAGATTGTTTGGTTGCTGCATTGAAAAGGAGGAGCAGATGTTGGTTTATGAATACATGGAAAACAACAGCCTTGAATCTATTTTATTTG ACAAAGACAAATGTTGTTTGCTTGACTGGCAAATGCGATTCGATATTATATGTGGAATATCTAGAGGACTTCTTTATCTTCACCAAGACTCCAGACTTAGAATTATCCACAGGGATCTCAAGGCAAGTAATATTCTGCTGGATAGAGAAATGAACCCAAAGATATCGGATTTTGGAATGGCTAGAATTTTCTGCAGCGATCAAACTCAAGCAAACACAAGGAGAGTTGTTGGAACATA TGGCTACATGTCGCCAGAATATGCAATGGACGGACTCTTCTCAGTTAAATCTGATGTTTTCAGTTTTGGAGTTCTTGTGCTAGAGATCATAAGCGGCAAAAAGAACAAAGGATTTTATTCCTCAGAAGAGATAAATCTTCTGGGACAT GCATGGAGGTTATGGAAAGAAGGGAGGGCATTAGAACTGATAGATTCATCATTTGGTGATTCCTATTCAGAAACAGAAGTACTGAGATGCATACAAGTTGGGCTGATATGTGTGCAAGAAAGAGCAGAAGATAGACCAACAATATCTTCTGTGGTGTTGATGTTAAGTAGCGAAAATGCATCAATGCCACAGCCTAGAAACCCCGGGTTTGTCCTTGGTTGCAAAGTTCATGTTGATGAGCAAAAGTCCACAGAAATCAAGATTGTAAGTAGCTAG